The proteins below come from a single Plantactinospora sp. KBS50 genomic window:
- a CDS encoding sugar-binding transcriptional regulator produces the protein MLASRLYYLDDLTQAEIAARLGVSRASVSRLLSEARRQGIVKIEISSPTLADTAELARATAQSLGLTAVHLTEPADNGLVAAANIGPALSDALTAANLGPGDVLLTASGRMVYESSRAPLPRLPGIVIAPMLGGRDEPDAWYQPNEIARNFCERTGGRPAFLYAPALPGPDLYPMLRSEPSICRVLDLWATASCAVIGVGAPPLSRSSLPSFVPADAVSLREAVGDVVSRFYDGRGREVAFPGSERLLSTPLATLREIPVVIAVGAGREKVNSILVGARAGYFDRLVTDVETAELLLSAAAGAPDPTAPDPTAPDPTAPDPTAHGPIAPGHDGERRSTNRSRTPS, from the coding sequence GTGCTGGCCTCTCGGCTGTACTACCTGGACGACCTCACCCAGGCGGAGATCGCCGCCCGGCTCGGCGTCAGCCGCGCCAGCGTCAGTCGGCTGTTGTCCGAGGCGCGCCGGCAGGGGATCGTCAAGATCGAGATTTCCTCGCCCACCCTTGCGGACACGGCGGAACTTGCCCGCGCCACCGCTCAGTCGCTGGGCCTGACCGCCGTACACCTGACGGAGCCGGCCGACAACGGGCTGGTCGCCGCCGCCAACATCGGACCGGCCCTCAGCGACGCGCTCACGGCCGCGAACCTCGGCCCGGGCGACGTCCTGCTCACCGCGAGCGGCCGGATGGTGTACGAGTCGTCCCGGGCGCCGCTGCCCCGGCTGCCCGGCATCGTCATCGCGCCAATGCTCGGCGGCCGGGACGAGCCCGACGCCTGGTACCAACCGAACGAGATCGCCCGCAACTTCTGCGAGCGGACCGGTGGACGTCCGGCGTTCCTGTACGCGCCGGCGCTTCCCGGCCCCGACCTGTATCCGATGCTCCGCAGTGAGCCCTCGATCTGCCGCGTCCTGGACCTTTGGGCTACGGCCAGTTGCGCGGTGATCGGCGTGGGAGCACCGCCGCTGAGCCGCTCGTCGCTCCCGTCCTTCGTCCCCGCCGACGCGGTATCGCTGCGGGAGGCCGTCGGCGATGTCGTCTCGCGGTTCTACGACGGCAGGGGTCGGGAGGTGGCCTTCCCCGGTAGCGAACGCCTGCTGTCCACGCCGTTGGCGACGCTTCGTGAGATTCCGGTGGTCATCGCGGTCGGAGCCGGACGGGAGAAGGTCAACTCCATCCTGGTCGGCGCCCGCGCCGGATACTTCGACCGCCTGGTGACCGACGTCGAAACAGCGGAGTTGCTGCTGTCGGCCGCCGCCGGAGCCCCGGACCCGACCGCCCCCGACCCGACCGCTCCGGACCCGACCGCCCCCGACCCGACCGCCCACGGCCCGATTGCTCCCGGCCACGACGGCGAGCGCCGGTCGACGAACCGCTCACGAACGCCCAGCTGA